One genomic segment of Virgibacillus doumboii includes these proteins:
- a CDS encoding EAL domain-containing protein, translating to MQNVEPDYITESKRKCREMGMDPDVIARPKTFLTGNELLDKRNSYNEILSVVSFFSNKLLDSLKGTPILIVISDANGYLLDIVGDETIKSTIEQFGIKIGSLFVEEDTGTNVVTMALQQEHPVTLIGEHHYHKPLYSMACYGTAFRYTDDNNLLGSVSIMMPIQYNNPLFILMLSQAVDSIERELLLRKQNKKLNVMNQIMLERTSNGIVITDEKGITTEFNDFAQKISGNSKESVIGENIQESQLTGNYFKKVIEQEAIFKNEELEFTNDNGERVVCLFDAQPIYEEDKMVGAFGQFRDISDRYLLQEKYNYLAYHDDLTNLPNRRYIKKEIELLIDQKQAGYNRNLALLFIDLDRFKVINDNFGHSNGDEFLNEVSKRLSKCLGENDLIARMGGDEFIFLLKDFENDDYVVKKAEEILDQFNDPFQVANSEIHTTASIGVVIYPDYPITPERLMVYADNAMYQAKSLGKNRYVVYTSELLVDKVEELRLEADLRKALENNEFVLHYQPQINNKTGELVGVEALIRWQHPKLGLLSPDKFIKLAEESGLITEIGEWVIQEACTQNKKWQDSGMKPLKVAVNLSTQQFITQDLVKYIECVLDQTGLDPECLVVEITEYMAMEYEYSLKALEQLKAIGILVSIDDFGTGYSSLNYLKDYPIDYVKVDKSFVREIIEDNNDAIIVKAIITLAHNLNLQVIAEGVETEAQLDFLIEHNCDETQGYYFSKPVPVEEFEENYIEVEK from the coding sequence ATGCAAAACGTAGAACCTGATTACATAACTGAATCGAAACGTAAGTGCAGGGAAATGGGAATGGATCCGGATGTGATTGCCCGTCCGAAAACGTTTTTAACCGGAAATGAGTTACTGGATAAGAGAAATTCCTATAACGAGATTCTATCAGTTGTAAGCTTTTTTTCAAACAAGCTGTTGGATTCATTAAAGGGAACACCAATACTAATCGTTATTTCTGATGCCAATGGATACTTACTGGATATTGTCGGTGACGAAACAATAAAGTCTACCATTGAACAATTTGGGATTAAAATAGGAAGCCTTTTCGTCGAGGAAGATACTGGAACAAATGTTGTAACAATGGCCCTGCAACAAGAACATCCCGTGACTTTAATAGGCGAACATCATTACCACAAACCTCTCTACAGTATGGCCTGTTATGGCACTGCTTTCCGCTACACAGATGACAACAATCTGCTTGGCAGTGTTTCAATCATGATGCCGATTCAATATAACAACCCGTTGTTCATTCTCATGCTGTCACAGGCTGTTGATTCGATTGAAAGAGAACTGCTGCTGCGGAAACAAAACAAAAAGTTGAATGTCATGAATCAAATCATGCTTGAGCGAACAAGTAATGGGATTGTTATCACCGATGAAAAAGGAATCACGACGGAGTTTAATGATTTCGCCCAAAAGATCTCCGGCAACAGTAAAGAATCTGTTATAGGAGAAAATATCCAGGAGTCCCAGTTAACCGGGAATTATTTTAAAAAAGTAATCGAACAGGAAGCTATATTTAAAAACGAAGAACTCGAGTTTACAAATGACAACGGCGAACGGGTTGTGTGCCTGTTTGATGCGCAGCCTATCTATGAAGAAGATAAAATGGTTGGTGCCTTTGGGCAGTTCAGGGATATTTCCGACCGATACCTGTTACAGGAAAAATATAACTACCTAGCCTATCATGACGATCTTACTAATCTGCCAAACAGAAGATATATTAAGAAGGAAATTGAATTACTGATCGATCAGAAGCAAGCTGGATATAACAGAAACCTGGCGCTGTTATTTATCGACCTTGATCGATTTAAAGTAATTAATGATAACTTTGGTCATTCAAACGGAGATGAATTCCTGAATGAAGTAAGCAAGCGATTATCAAAATGTCTTGGGGAAAATGATTTGATTGCCAGAATGGGTGGTGACGAGTTTATTTTCCTTCTTAAGGATTTTGAGAATGATGATTACGTTGTAAAAAAAGCGGAAGAAATTTTGGATCAGTTTAATGATCCATTTCAAGTCGCAAACAGTGAAATACATACGACTGCCAGTATCGGCGTCGTCATTTATCCCGACTATCCGATAACACCTGAGCGACTAATGGTATATGCGGATAACGCGATGTACCAGGCGAAATCATTGGGCAAAAACCGTTACGTCGTTTACACGTCGGAATTACTGGTGGATAAGGTTGAGGAACTGCGCCTTGAAGCTGATTTACGAAAAGCATTGGAAAATAATGAATTTGTGCTGCATTATCAGCCGCAAATCAACAACAAAACCGGTGAACTGGTTGGTGTTGAAGCGTTAATCAGATGGCAGCATCCGAAGCTTGGCCTCCTTTCTCCTGATAAGTTTATTAAATTGGCTGAGGAAAGTGGGCTGATCACAGAAATTGGCGAGTGGGTAATCCAGGAAGCTTGTACCCAAAATAAAAAATGGCAGGACAGCGGGATGAAACCATTAAAAGTTGCAGTTAATCTATCAACCCAGCAATTCATCACCCAGGATCTTGTTAAATACATTGAGTGTGTTTTGGATCAAACAGGACTTGATCCGGAATGTCTTGTAGTCGAAATTACCGAATACATGGCAATGGAATATGAGTATTCACTGAAGGCGCTCGAGCAATTAAAAGCAATTGGGATTTTAGTCAGTATCGATGACTTCGGTACAGGTTACAGCTCATTAAACTATTTGAAAGATTATCCGATAGATTATGTGAAGGTGGATAAATCATTCGTCAGGGAAATAATAGAAGATAATAACGATGCAATCATCGTAAAAGCAATTATTACATTGGCCCACAACCTTAATCTGCAGGTGATTGCAGAGGGAGTGGAAACCGAAGCACAGCTGGACTTTCTCATAGAACATAATTGCGACGAAACACAAGGCTATTACTTTAGCAAGCCAGTACCTGTTGAAGAATTCGAAGAGAATTATATAGAAGTAGAAAAATAA
- a CDS encoding DUF3870 domain-containing protein, with protein MYHEKTVYVVGEAKSPENNPITKQYETFFVGFVIDRTNGEIIDAECTAVIGLTKKFVQSLFTGQHILDSDRVNSAIENRYLGSSQKALNVAFRHAQKKYEQAFGT; from the coding sequence TTGTACCATGAAAAAACAGTATATGTCGTCGGAGAGGCTAAATCTCCGGAAAATAATCCGATAACGAAGCAGTACGAAACATTTTTCGTCGGATTTGTCATTGATCGTACAAACGGTGAGATTATCGATGCCGAGTGTACCGCAGTCATCGGACTTACCAAAAAGTTTGTACAATCGTTATTTACCGGTCAGCACATATTGGATAGTGATCGAGTGAACAGCGCGATTGAAAACCGTTACCTGGGGTCTTCACAAAAGGCGCTAAATGTAGCGTTTAGACATGCGCAGAAGAAGTATGAACAAGCTTTTGGAACTTAA
- a CDS encoding DUF819 domain-containing protein, with protein sequence MIQDGFLYLGLVIGIAGLIAYIEHSSDSKLFKYVPGIVLIYIVGAILKTTGVIGDTESIDNTYGTVRDAILPALILLMLLNCDLRKLIKLGPKMLIGYFTAVFSIILCFTVVYLLFQAFYAPETWQAFGALAGSWTGGSANMVIIQGILEVPENIFGYALVMDTINYSTWVMLMFWLVPFAAVFNRWVKADTSHLDAVSRELAEEQLESDKKNTSFVYLMGLFSIGIFGSAVATKIGSMLPTYGDIVSGLTWTIFIVSVVGVLLAMTRVSKIPGSMDVANVLLYVVIALIASRADFTQLFQAPIYIVSGFIILAIHALMMALAARLFKLDLFTLGVSSLANIGGMASAPLLAGAYNRALIPIGVVMALAGSFLGTYFGLLTAQILSML encoded by the coding sequence ATGATTCAGGATGGGTTTTTATATTTGGGTCTGGTTATAGGAATTGCGGGTCTCATCGCCTACATTGAACATAGCTCAGATTCGAAGCTGTTTAAATATGTTCCGGGAATTGTTCTTATTTATATTGTCGGAGCGATTCTTAAAACGACAGGTGTCATAGGGGATACCGAGTCGATTGACAATACGTATGGGACGGTGCGTGATGCAATTCTGCCGGCGCTTATCCTGTTAATGCTATTAAACTGTGATTTGCGGAAATTGATTAAACTTGGGCCAAAAATGCTGATTGGTTATTTTACAGCGGTATTCAGCATTATTCTTTGTTTCACCGTGGTTTATTTGTTGTTCCAGGCTTTCTATGCACCGGAAACATGGCAGGCATTTGGTGCGCTGGCCGGAAGCTGGACAGGCGGGTCAGCCAATATGGTTATTATCCAGGGGATTCTTGAGGTTCCGGAAAATATTTTCGGTTATGCGCTTGTAATGGATACGATTAACTATTCAACTTGGGTAATGCTTATGTTCTGGTTGGTACCTTTCGCGGCAGTGTTTAACCGTTGGGTGAAAGCAGACACATCACACCTGGATGCAGTCAGCCGGGAGTTGGCTGAGGAACAGTTGGAAAGCGATAAAAAGAATACTTCATTCGTTTATTTAATGGGGTTATTTTCTATAGGGATTTTCGGATCTGCTGTGGCAACAAAAATAGGGAGTATGTTGCCTACCTATGGCGATATTGTCAGCGGACTGACGTGGACAATCTTTATCGTTTCGGTAGTTGGTGTGTTGCTTGCAATGACCCGTGTTTCTAAAATTCCGGGATCCATGGATGTTGCCAATGTACTGTTATATGTAGTGATTGCGCTAATTGCTTCCAGAGCAGACTTTACACAGTTGTTCCAGGCACCAATCTATATCGTGTCCGGATTTATCATCCTCGCTATCCATGCACTAATGATGGCTTTGGCAGCAAGACTGTTCAAGCTTGACCTGTTTACACTTGGTGTTTCCAGTCTTGCCAATATTGGTGGCATGGCTTCCGCTCCGCTGCTTGCAGGTGCGTACAACCGTGCATTGATTCCGATTGGTGTTGTTATGGCGCTGGCAGGATCATTTTTGGGAACTTATTTTGGACTCCTGACAGCACAAATTCTGTCCATGTTATAA
- a CDS encoding dipeptide epimerase — MKITEMTTQKTSLPLEKPFKTALRTVTKIEVIDVMVQLENREVGRGSASSTWQITGESLISIQAAIDGPIKNVLLDRDIEELEDILMKVDRSCVANTSAKAAVDIALHDVYCKVFGIPLHQYLGGGAVFPETDMTISIDDPAVMQNDAKERIGQGFDVLKIKVGNNERDDIDRILKIREAVGPDVKLRLDANQGWKSKQAVKIIRYLEKNAGIELVEQPVKAHDFEGLKFIRERVDTPIMADESVFSPSDAFRLLQHEAVDLLNIKLMKSGGLRRARQIADMAQSAGIECMIGSMMESHVSVTAAAHLAYAHSNITRYDLDAALWLKDQSEQGGIKWQGKIAELPDKPGLGF; from the coding sequence GTGAAAATAACTGAAATGACAACGCAAAAAACGTCACTGCCATTGGAAAAGCCTTTTAAAACAGCGTTAAGGACAGTAACAAAAATTGAAGTAATTGATGTTATGGTTCAATTGGAAAATAGGGAAGTCGGCCGGGGATCGGCTTCCTCCACCTGGCAAATCACCGGAGAATCATTGATCAGCATACAGGCTGCGATCGACGGCCCGATCAAAAACGTACTGTTGGACCGTGATATTGAGGAACTGGAAGATATTTTGATGAAAGTGGATAGAAGCTGTGTGGCAAATACCAGTGCCAAAGCAGCCGTGGACATCGCTTTGCATGATGTGTATTGCAAGGTATTTGGTATTCCACTCCATCAGTATCTCGGCGGAGGTGCAGTATTTCCGGAAACCGATATGACGATTAGTATTGATGATCCCGCGGTGATGCAGAACGATGCAAAAGAACGAATTGGTCAGGGTTTTGATGTACTGAAAATAAAAGTCGGCAACAATGAGCGGGATGACATCGACCGTATTTTGAAAATCCGTGAAGCTGTTGGCCCTGATGTGAAGTTGCGCCTGGATGCCAACCAGGGCTGGAAATCGAAGCAGGCCGTGAAAATCATCCGTTATTTGGAGAAGAATGCCGGAATTGAGCTTGTCGAGCAGCCTGTTAAAGCGCATGATTTTGAGGGTCTGAAGTTTATTCGTGAGCGCGTTGACACACCGATCATGGCCGATGAAAGTGTTTTTTCACCATCTGATGCATTTCGATTGCTGCAACATGAAGCGGTTGACCTGCTGAATATTAAGCTGATGAAAAGCGGCGGGCTTCGTCGGGCAAGGCAAATTGCTGACATGGCGCAAAGTGCTGGCATCGAATGTATGATTGGCAGCATGATGGAGTCCCATGTTTCCGTTACAGCAGCCGCTCATCTTGCCTATGCACACAGTAATATTACCCGTTATGATCTTGATGCAGCACTTTGGTTGAAGGATCAGTCTGAACAGGGTGGAATTAAGTGGCAAGGTAAAATAGCTGAGTTGCCTGATAAGCCTGGTTTGGGGTTTTGA
- a CDS encoding GNAT family N-acetyltransferase, which produces MSQDLHLRTLEKDDLKFLHKLNNDPNVMDYWFSEPYMSMEQLQDLYEKSQENKKVRQFILTNNEERLGLVALYSIEQRHRNAEFAIMIDPEQQGNGYASPATQLAVDYAFLKLNLHKVYLHAITINEKAIHIYKKIGFQVESELKEHFFVNGEYHDAVMMSIFQRDYWKLQSK; this is translated from the coding sequence ATGAGCCAGGACCTACACTTGCGTACACTGGAAAAGGATGATCTGAAATTCCTGCATAAGCTGAACAATGATCCGAATGTGATGGACTATTGGTTTAGTGAGCCCTACATGTCCATGGAACAGCTGCAGGATTTATATGAAAAAAGCCAGGAAAATAAAAAAGTAAGACAGTTTATTTTAACGAATAATGAAGAAAGACTGGGCCTTGTAGCACTTTATTCGATTGAGCAAAGGCACCGCAATGCGGAGTTCGCCATTATGATTGATCCGGAACAACAAGGTAATGGGTATGCATCGCCGGCAACACAGCTGGCGGTGGATTATGCTTTTTTAAAGCTGAATCTGCATAAGGTTTATTTACATGCAATCACAATAAACGAGAAGGCTATTCATATTTATAAAAAAATCGGCTTTCAGGTTGAGAGTGAACTAAAGGAGCATTTTTTTGTAAATGGTGAATATCATGATGCCGTTATGATGAGTATTTTCCAACGGGATTATTGGAAACTTCAGTCCAAATAA
- the panD gene encoding aspartate 1-decarboxylase translates to MQRLMCKGKIHRATVTEADLDYVGSVTIDYKLMKETNIKPYEMVQITNVRNAARWKTYAIPASEGSGRICLNGPPAHLFSPEDIVIILSMGMMTDEEIEGLKPRVVFVDENNQITSVEEHDLHWPEGVKI, encoded by the coding sequence TTGCAACGTTTAATGTGCAAAGGAAAAATACATAGAGCAACAGTAACCGAAGCTGATCTGGATTATGTAGGAAGTGTAACGATAGACTATAAGTTAATGAAGGAAACGAACATAAAGCCATATGAAATGGTCCAAATTACCAATGTGCGAAATGCAGCCAGGTGGAAAACCTATGCAATACCAGCTTCAGAGGGTTCTGGGCGTATTTGTTTAAATGGCCCACCCGCACATTTATTTTCGCCGGAGGATATCGTCATTATCCTGAGTATGGGAATGATGACTGACGAGGAAATAGAGGGCCTGAAACCGCGTGTTGTTTTTGTTGATGAAAATAACCAGATTACCAGTGTTGAGGAGCATGATCTTCATTGGCCGGAGGGTGTGAAAATTTAA
- a CDS encoding transcriptional regulator, translating into MQPFEQAIDEWLQKNISEEKNPRRREILKKGLGHGSVELLRRVWYPAVGNFDHLYPEWEVRDFNGGYRYLDLAYMPGGAKGGIEVQGYGPHARDLDTRRFKDLCWRHSLLALDGWTFLPIAFLSIRDEPQRCQQLILAFIGKFISSETPSSLTPAETEIIRFARRILRPFTPVEVANHLNVSDRHARRLLRKMVDSKNLEVESGEERVRKYRLR; encoded by the coding sequence ATGCAACCATTCGAACAAGCCATCGATGAATGGCTTCAAAAAAATATTTCTGAAGAAAAAAATCCTAGGAGACGGGAAATACTAAAGAAAGGATTGGGACATGGATCTGTTGAACTCCTCCGACGCGTTTGGTACCCCGCAGTTGGTAATTTCGATCATCTGTATCCGGAATGGGAGGTGCGCGATTTTAACGGCGGCTATCGCTACCTCGACCTTGCCTATATGCCGGGAGGTGCAAAGGGAGGAATTGAGGTCCAAGGATATGGCCCTCATGCAAGAGATCTGGATACAAGAAGGTTTAAAGATTTATGTTGGCGGCATTCCCTGTTAGCTTTGGATGGTTGGACATTTCTGCCTATCGCTTTTCTATCCATCAGGGATGAACCCCAGCGATGTCAGCAGTTAATCCTCGCTTTTATTGGTAAATTCATTTCAAGTGAAACACCATCCTCATTAACCCCAGCCGAAACAGAGATTATCCGATTTGCGCGACGTATATTACGACCATTTACACCTGTTGAAGTGGCCAATCACCTCAATGTGAGCGACCGCCACGCCAGAAGACTATTACGTAAAATGGTTGATTCCAAGAATTTAGAGGTAGAGAGTGGCGAAGAACGAGTGCGGAAGTATAGACTGAGGTAA
- a CDS encoding AbrB/MazE/SpoVT family DNA-binding domain-containing protein yields the protein MERKIIKVGNNYGITFPKELLERAGISYGDSVGIEIKDDRIVLYKKELPDDISDDFYEVLERNITKHEETIQELMDR from the coding sequence ATGGAAAGGAAAATAATTAAAGTTGGCAATAACTATGGAATAACCTTTCCAAAAGAGCTACTGGAAAGGGCAGGGATTTCTTATGGGGATAGTGTCGGGATTGAAATAAAGGATGACAGAATTGTTTTGTATAAAAAAGAGTTACCCGATGATATTAGTGATGATTTTTATGAAGTTTTGGAACGAAACATTACAAAACATGAGGAAACAATTCAGGAATTGATGGATAGGTAA
- the galU gene encoding UTP--glucose-1-phosphate uridylyltransferase GalU codes for MNTVKKAIIPAAGLGTRFLPATKAMPKEMLPIVDKPTIQYIVEEAVESGIEDIIIVTGKGKRSIEDHFDINFELEENLLKKEKFDLLGEVRQSSKLDIHYIRQKEPKGLGHAVWCARKFIGNEPFAVLLGDDIVKAETPCLKQLINQFEETQQSIVGVQQVPDNETHRYGIVEPNSSEGRRYQVENFVEKPEQGTAPSNLAIMGRYIFTPEIFSYLDKQEIGAGGEIQLTDAIQKLNDIQKVYAYDFEGKRYDVGEKLGFVKTTIDMALDNANIREELLIYLNEVLEERSNIR; via the coding sequence ATGAACACAGTAAAAAAAGCAATTATTCCTGCTGCCGGGCTGGGTACCAGATTTCTGCCGGCGACAAAGGCAATGCCGAAAGAAATGCTGCCGATTGTCGATAAGCCGACCATTCAATACATCGTGGAGGAAGCGGTGGAGTCCGGGATTGAGGATATCATTATTGTTACCGGTAAAGGGAAGCGGTCAATCGAGGATCATTTCGACATCAACTTTGAATTGGAAGAAAACCTGCTGAAAAAAGAAAAGTTTGATTTGCTGGGCGAGGTTAGACAGTCTTCCAAGTTGGACATTCATTACATACGCCAAAAAGAACCTAAAGGACTGGGACATGCTGTATGGTGTGCGCGTAAATTTATTGGCAATGAACCGTTTGCTGTTTTGTTGGGTGATGATATTGTTAAAGCGGAAACGCCATGTCTGAAACAGTTAATTAATCAGTTTGAAGAAACGCAGCAGTCGATTGTCGGGGTTCAGCAGGTACCTGATAATGAAACGCACCGCTACGGAATTGTGGAGCCAAACAGTTCGGAAGGCAGGAGATACCAGGTGGAAAACTTCGTGGAAAAGCCTGAACAGGGAACTGCCCCGTCGAATTTGGCAATCATGGGCCGTTATATTTTTACACCTGAAATTTTTTCTTATTTGGACAAGCAGGAAATCGGCGCCGGCGGTGAAATCCAGCTTACTGACGCAATTCAGAAATTGAATGATATACAAAAAGTGTATGCTTATGATTTTGAAGGTAAGCGATATGATGTTGGTGAAAAGCTGGGATTTGTGAAAACTACTATTGATATGGCTTTGGATAATGCAAATATTAGGGAAGAGTTACTTATTTATCTTAATGAGGTGCTGGAAGAACGCTCAAATATTCGCTGA
- the trpB gene encoding tryptophan synthase subunit beta, which produces MSSKQSVAEKGFFGEFGGSYVPDDLNKVLSYVAEKFEKYRNDPDFEQEFRYYLKEFVGRDNPLTFAGNLTEKIGGAKIYLKREDLNHTGAHKINNVIGQILLAKRMGVKRIVAETGAGQHGVATATACAMFGIPCTVYMGKLDTKRQKLNVFRMELLGAEVIPVENGQGRLKDAVDEALNDLVENQENTFYLLGSAVGPHPYPTMVKYFQAVISQESKRQIIEKEGKLPAAVVACVGGGSNAIGAFAHYIEENEVRLVGVEPTEASTITKGEPAVIHGFKCLTLLNEDGEPQPTYSIAAGLDYPGVGPEHSHLKTSGRAEYETVTGDEALEAFQELSKVEGIIPALESSHAVAQAIKLAKSLPKEDSIIVNLSGRGDKDVDQVFEMIQKQ; this is translated from the coding sequence ATGAGCAGTAAGCAAAGTGTAGCGGAGAAAGGATTTTTCGGGGAGTTTGGAGGCAGTTATGTTCCTGACGACCTGAACAAGGTTTTATCCTATGTGGCCGAGAAATTTGAGAAGTATCGGAATGACCCGGATTTTGAACAGGAATTTCGGTATTACCTGAAGGAGTTTGTCGGTCGCGATAATCCACTGACTTTTGCCGGGAATCTTACGGAAAAAATTGGTGGAGCGAAAATATATTTAAAACGTGAAGATCTGAATCATACCGGTGCCCATAAAATTAACAATGTTATTGGCCAGATTTTACTGGCAAAGCGGATGGGTGTTAAGCGGATTGTAGCAGAGACCGGTGCCGGGCAGCATGGTGTTGCGACTGCAACGGCATGTGCGATGTTCGGCATTCCATGTACGGTTTATATGGGAAAACTTGATACGAAACGCCAGAAATTAAATGTGTTTCGGATGGAGCTTCTGGGAGCGGAAGTTATCCCGGTTGAAAATGGCCAGGGTCGCTTGAAGGACGCTGTTGATGAGGCGTTAAATGACCTGGTGGAAAATCAGGAGAATACATTTTACCTGCTTGGTTCAGCCGTTGGACCGCACCCGTATCCAACCATGGTCAAATATTTTCAAGCTGTGATCAGTCAGGAATCAAAGCGCCAGATAATTGAAAAAGAAGGTAAACTTCCGGCAGCAGTTGTTGCTTGTGTCGGTGGGGGCAGTAATGCGATTGGTGCGTTTGCTCATTATATTGAGGAAAATGAGGTTCGTTTGGTTGGTGTAGAACCAACTGAAGCTTCGACGATTACGAAAGGTGAACCTGCTGTTATTCACGGGTTTAAATGCCTGACACTTCTCAATGAAGATGGGGAACCACAGCCAACGTATTCGATTGCAGCCGGACTGGATTACCCAGGTGTCGGGCCTGAGCATAGTCATCTTAAAACCAGTGGAAGAGCTGAATATGAAACTGTGACTGGTGATGAAGCACTTGAAGCTTTTCAGGAACTGTCCAAAGTCGAAGGGATTATTCCTGCACTGGAAAGTTCACATGCTGTCGCACAAGCGATTAAGCTTGCAAAGTCGCTGCCGAAAGAGGATTCGATTATTGTGAATCTATCAGGCAGGGGCGATAAGGATGTTGATCAGGTTTTTGAGATGATACAAAAACAATAG
- a CDS encoding GntR family transcriptional regulator, translating to MDKKSKVPLYLQLMEDLIKKIDAGEYQVDEKLPSERELCELHDLSRITVRQTLQELEREGHIYKLHGKGTFVSPKSYNQNLVKLYSFTEEMKEMGKTPATQVLSFREIALDERLANKMDLTPLDEAFQVVRLRLADDEPLMYETSYLPKKTFPHLTEKDLDERPMYDVFSQDYQVGVTKAVERFSATSVRKQEAVQLGMTADQPAMLIKRFAYHNDELIEYTISVARGDKFDYTVELT from the coding sequence TTGGATAAGAAGAGTAAGGTTCCACTGTATTTACAATTAATGGAGGACTTAATTAAGAAAATAGATGCTGGAGAATATCAGGTGGATGAGAAGCTTCCTTCCGAGCGTGAGTTGTGTGAACTCCATGACCTCAGCCGGATAACTGTAAGGCAAACGCTGCAGGAGCTGGAGCGCGAGGGTCATATTTATAAGCTTCATGGCAAGGGAACGTTCGTTTCGCCAAAAAGCTATAATCAAAACCTCGTCAAGCTTTACAGTTTTACCGAAGAAATGAAGGAAATGGGAAAAACACCTGCGACACAAGTTCTTTCGTTTCGTGAAATTGCATTGGATGAAAGACTGGCAAATAAGATGGACCTGACGCCATTGGATGAAGCTTTTCAAGTAGTCAGACTGCGGCTTGCTGATGACGAGCCATTAATGTATGAAACGTCCTATCTTCCAAAAAAGACCTTTCCACATTTGACCGAAAAAGACCTGGATGAACGTCCGATGTATGACGTGTTTAGCCAGGATTATCAGGTTGGTGTGACGAAAGCAGTTGAGCGGTTTTCTGCAACAAGTGTACGCAAGCAAGAGGCGGTACAGCTTGGAATGACCGCAGATCAGCCTGCAATGTTGATTAAGCGTTTTGCTTATCATAATGATGAATTGATTGAGTATACTATTAGTGTAGCACGTGGTGACAAGTTTGATTACACTGTCGAGTTAACCTAA
- a CDS encoding SIS domain-containing protein yields MFTFTEEELRSKKAIHTASEISQQPEVWQELTASLSEQKESLNHFINSIYTKHEHVRVIFTGAGTSAFIGDTIAPVLCRENKGNVQFDAVPTTDIVSNPKEFLQKDVPTIMVSFARSGNSPESVASVALGEQVVEDFYQVVITCNKDGQLASNTKNDKNSVTILTPDKAHDKGFAMTSSFTCMLIAAYTLFTSNDFDKNVVADAEKLLETLPAKINEIIDFDFERIVYLGSGMLGQLSHEAALKMLELSAGKVVAVHESSLGFRHGPKSILDEKSAVVVFMSQDPYTRKYDMDILREIAEDDSEMKVIALTEKADAEVSELADWTISVTSGNESLSGDFHLALLYVIFAQALALNKSLQLGITPDNPSPDGRVNRVVQGVTIYDYDG; encoded by the coding sequence ATGTTTACGTTTACTGAGGAAGAATTGCGTTCCAAAAAAGCGATTCATACTGCATCGGAAATTTCCCAGCAGCCTGAAGTTTGGCAGGAGCTGACAGCATCACTTTCCGAACAAAAGGAATCATTAAATCATTTTATTAACTCGATTTATACAAAACACGAACATGTTCGTGTGATTTTCACAGGAGCCGGAACATCAGCATTTATCGGTGACACGATTGCACCTGTATTGTGCAGGGAAAATAAGGGGAATGTTCAATTTGATGCGGTTCCGACAACGGATATTGTTTCCAATCCCAAAGAATTTTTACAAAAAGATGTTCCAACTATTATGGTGTCGTTTGCACGCTCCGGAAACAGCCCGGAAAGTGTAGCATCTGTGGCACTTGGTGAACAGGTCGTTGAGGATTTTTATCAGGTGGTAATCACGTGCAATAAAGATGGACAGCTTGCCAGTAATACGAAAAATGATAAAAACTCAGTAACTATATTAACCCCGGATAAGGCACACGATAAAGGGTTTGCAATGACAAGCAGTTTCACTTGTATGCTGATAGCTGCATACACTCTGTTTACGTCAAATGATTTTGACAAAAATGTTGTTGCTGATGCGGAAAAATTGCTTGAAACTCTGCCTGCTAAAATCAATGAAATTATTGATTTTGATTTTGAGCGTATTGTTTATTTAGGATCAGGAATGCTGGGGCAGCTTTCACATGAAGCGGCACTGAAGATGCTTGAGTTAAGTGCCGGGAAAGTGGTGGCAGTACACGAATCATCACTTGGTTTCCGCCATGGTCCAAAGTCGATTTTAGACGAAAAATCAGCAGTTGTTGTGTTTATGTCACAGGACCCGTATACACGAAAATACGATATGGATATTTTGCGTGAGATTGCAGAAGATGATTCTGAAATGAAAGTAATTGCACTTACGGAGAAAGCGGATGCAGAAGTTAGTGAATTGGCTGATTGGACAATTTCAGTTACGAGCGGAAACGAGAGCTTGTCCGGAGATTTCCATCTGGCACTGCTTTATGTGATTTTTGCTCAGGCGCTTGCATTGAATAAATCACTGCAGCTTGGCATCACACCGGATAATCCGAGCCCGGACGGTCGTGTGAATCGTGTGGTGCAGGGTGTAACGATCTATGATTATGATGGATGA